tggtggagtctccttccttggaggtttttaaggcccagcttgacaaagccctggctgggatgatttagctgggaattggtcctgctttgagcagggggttggactagatgacctcttgaggtcccttccaactctgatattctatgattctatgaacccccATCTTTGAACCTCCTTACCTGTCTGTCCTTCCCTAATGTCCCCTGAACACCTCGATCTAATGCTGTCATGACAGTATCTTTACTCATTCCTGGGGGCTGAGAGTCCAGGCAGCCAAGATTAATCCTAATGCCTGTAAACAGGCTccataagcaaaatatttttttccttgtcttCATTCTCATCATCTCCAGCAGATTTAACCACTCTCTGAAACAGGACTGGTACAAGGTGGTGGTTTTTATTCTAGTTGAGATATAAAAACACAAGCAGCCACCGGTGCCTTTTTACACTAACACTCCCATTCTTGGTACCCTGGTGAAACTGAACCAGTGGTAGAAAGGGTGGAAATTTTAGGAACAAAGACTAGTGTGGATAAAGCCCAAGTCACCCCTGAGACTGACAACAGAACTATCCCTCTTGTGTCCTGAAAATCCTCCCTGGTACAGGACTCgccttcacttcctgccctgttGCTGTTAAATATCTGCTGCCTCCCACTCTAATCTGCGGCACTGTTAAGATGGGTggcagtgggagctttgcctgttCCTTATGTCCCTCCCTGGCAGCCTGGGAAACTTCATTAAACATTTTGTCAATCACTTTGTTGCCATGGAAATGAGGTTATTATTaatacagcattttaaaaacacacacatttgacACTCCAAATATAGAATTTTAATACTATTCTGTCCCCACTTCTGCTCTCAGGGGCATTTTCAGTGATGAGTGGAGCTAATGAGAGCGTGGACCTAACAAGGGGTGGAGCTAACAGAGGGCAACCCCCAAGTCATATTTATAACCTGTGAGCAGGCACAGGCTGCTCATGTCCCTGGCTCCTTCGTGCAGACCTGTTGCAGTTGTCCCCCAACCACTGCAGCATACATGGAGGGTGCCTTGTTTCTGCCAGCTGTTGAGAAATATGAGAACATAAATTATCCATTGGGTCCCAGGAGCAAGGGAACATTGAAAGTTTCATTTAAGAATCCCAATGGCAGTGTATGTCTTTGATGCAATCTCATAGGTTGAGCTCCCTGAAGGTATGTGCCTCACAGGCTTCAAGGGTCCTTTCATGTGCCTGCTGTCTGTCCTGCAGATGCCAGTCTTCGCTGCCAGACAGTGAGCAGCGTCGTGCTCGATCAggaccctcttcctcctcctcagcaccccccAGGGAGAGGCGGCGGTCCCGGCGCAATGTGAGTGGGAGGCGGGAGTGGCGTggactgcaggctggggagggtAGAGGTGTCTCATCGATGAATGTGGTAATCTCATCCCTGAAGAAGCAGGCGCTGGAGCTGGAtcctctggggagcagcccccccTCAAGAAACTGCCGGAGAGTTGTTAGCTCATTTTCAGGGGGCCGCCGGCGGTGGTGGTAGTCACGCAGTTCaggaggaaggaagccagggCCCCCAGGCTTGCGGGGAGTGGCGACTCGGATGTCATCAGATGATGACCACTTGTGAAGAAAGGATGGAGTGGAACGGTGGGAGGAGAAGATGTTAGTCTCATCATGGGACATTCTCCGGGAGATGGGGACCTGAAAGAAGGTAAGAGAAGATGAAGGTGAGGGAAAGGGAGATACTGCGAGGCTTGGGGAAAGCCTCAGAGATAGAGTGAAAGAAGGAAAGAGTTTCAGAGAGGGGAATCCTTGGGTTATACACATATGGGAGGCTAGTGACCCCTTAACACCCCAATAGAGTTCCAGGGAGGGGAATATCTGGGTGCGATCCACAAGGGAGATGGGACTGGAGGGTATGGTGCCCCTTGCAGTCCCTACAACTCACCTGCAGATAGTGCACCCTGTCGTGGGGCAGCAGCATGTGATTCATGGGCAGCAGCTTGACGTCCCTGGGATCCCGTTTCACAGCCGCAGCGCCATTGGCATCAAATCGCACCTTACAGATCCGCCCATCGCCGTACTCCTCACAGGCCCCATCTTGATGGGGAGAAATGGTGCACAACACTGTCAGCTGGGAATCTCCTGTCACTGCATGTTCAGGGAGCCTGCATACCCTCCTTTCAAATGCCCTTGTTTTCAATGTGTCCCATAGCTCCTGCTGTCTGCCCTCTTCCCACATGACAAACCCCTCTTTCCAGTTATCCCCCTCCACACTGATCTAGGGAGTATTGGGTCTACCCTGTCCCAGCTCACATCCCCAAATGTTTTGCCACCAGAACAGAGAGAAATATGGATGCTCAGCTCacaatgtggggggtgggggggggtctgtggCAGGGCAGAGACTCACCagcacggcacctcctgctggttgtccagggaattagctcttttccaacccagagcgccctctgcagacTGGTGtcttccctgctgctggcccctgtgtcccttctggaccccagtgccctttgcccAAGGGTTCTGCCCACCATagcaacccacaatctgggtctccccaccccagggaacccccaatcccctatccccaccttgcctcagtggctactgccagtctacatttagcccccgctcactggggcagacggcagtctgtaaaccactcatcattggcaaggggggttggaccagctgcctctgcctattcctgggctgcccctctgcagccctactACCCTCTCatgggcccttaactcggcctgcagcgTGGGGCTTTTCtaggctggagcttcccagctcccgctgcccttccccagcactgctccaccctaggtaccctgctcagctccccaggcagccagctagagagagagtgtttttCTTCCTGGCCCAccgccctcttataagggccagctgggccctgattgcactggctacagctgtggctgctttcccaatcagcccagcttttcccctgctacagccctctcccagggctgttttaagcccttctgggcaggagtggggtaaccaccctgctacagggtcCCACTGTGGTTTGGAGGTTTACATCCTGTGTCTTGCCCCACCATCATAATTTGGGTGTCTGAGTAATTCTGTTCATCCTTTGGTTAGTGTGGGAGGGTGCATGTATTGCTCCAGCACCCACAAAAGGTGTTGTCCCTTTCCCATTTGTAGAACCCCAGCTACAACCCTGAATACATCCTAGCCCTGCCAAAAGTACTCTGGCCGGACACTCAGTGTTGCCAGGCCCACTTTGCTGTCTGTCCCAGGGGCAGGGTTTGTGATTAGGGAGATGGTGGGAATATTGGGGGGGCTCACCATCATCCCCTTCTTCCTCTGTCATGATGGCCACACACTGCTCCCACACGGTGCGGACATCAGCTCGGTAGCGCTCACAGGACCATATGAAGGAGGGGAGCAGCAAGGTCTGCACCATGGAGCACCAGAGCACTGCCAGCACCATCCAGGTGGGGGCGGTATCATAGCGCAGGCTGAAAAAACTCACCACCTTGGGGGTAGGAAGAAAACAGACAGTGAGTGGGAGAGAGACATACATGGtcacagaaagagagagggggaagagacagaCCGCATGGGAGTGAACTGTGCAGTCAAATGACTGATTGGCAAAGGGTTCTTAAAATaattggtttggggtttttattttttcaaagtctCCTTGTTTTGTCCCTTACAGATGTCATGAATGTGAAGGCTCGGCTGCCCTGGGTTTGCGGGAGGACTTGGGGGCTCTGAGAGCACCTATTCTGCACTCTCATATGTTAACTGAAGGTCTGAGCCCTATAACAGCCATCCTTTCTCAACAGTGCTCATTATGCACTGGAGTTAAATAGGTGTCTGCAAAGAACACAGAATTTGAAACACTCCCTTCTCTTAATTGCTCCCTTTCAGTTTTGTGAATTTCAGCAGTTTGTCACCTGTCCATAGAATCTTCCAGGATAGACCAGAACTGAATTTCTACTAAGAAAATACATTCAGATGGAAGAAACCAACCCAACCCAAAAACAAACCTTCAACCCCCCTAGCAACTTTCAGGCCTTTTGTATCATCTATACATGAGCAAACAATGGACACAaaccctggtatttattcctgtgcaggtcacctttaagttTGCAGCACAGTTTCTATTCCAGCCCCTTGGTCTCGGTAATTCAGAGCTTTGCAAGCCTTTCAACTGTGGggttagcattttttaaaaaaagtttgagcaaaaaatagCTTGTCCATTTTGAGAATAAGGCAAACATATTCCTGCTGCAGAAGAAGCAAATTCCTGCACCCTGAATGCCTTTAGAAACTACACAGAGCCAAATATAGAGACCTCTTGtttggggagggaaggcaggTGAGAGAGTCTCTTATCTAAAGTCTCAAGCAATAAGGAAGCTGGATTAATCGTAGGCTGATCTCAGTGTGGAGCTAAAGGGACACAGAAAGGGGCTTCCATATCCCTTCTCCAGTGGCACTCAGACTAGGGCTAAACCACTCCAAAAATGCAGCCTGCAGTGGGGCAGACTGAAGGGGCTAGCTGAGCACTGCACTAAGCTGGAGACCTCTTTACTACATTCTCCACCCTCTCTTGGCCACACCCACCAATCCCTTGAGAAGAGGATTGGGGAGTGAGTTGGTGGCCTactggggtggagaaggggcagcCTGCTCCTTACCAAGATGGGTACCCCGGTGAGTGTGTCATACAGGAAGACAATGGCGCTGATGAGGTTGGTCATCTGCATGGAGGTCTTGGCTGACTCTGAGCCATCCAGCGATGACCTCCTCTTGCCCCTGACATCCTCTACAACGATGGCCGGCACATTGAAGGTATTGTGTGTTGAggcggggaaggaggaggaagcttCCTCTGTCTGCCGGTGACGACATCTCTGGTGCCTTTGGTGCGCCCACAGGGTCTGGTAGAAGGTGATGCCCACACACACCAAGCCCATGACGATTCCTCCCAGGAGCAGGAGGCTGAAGCAGACACCAAATCCCAGCCCAATCTTGCTGACGATGAACTGGCAGCCACGGGCATAATAGCGCTCACCATTGTTGTGCCAGCCAATGGAGGGCAGAGTGGAGAGGATGAATGATACCATCCAGATGCCCATCACTGCGTGCAGAGCCTGCTTCTTGGCATTACTCAGCCGGTAGTTTACTGGCCACCTCACCATCCACATACGGTGATAGGAC
The DNA window shown above is from Trachemys scripta elegans isolate TJP31775 chromosome 1, CAS_Tse_1.0, whole genome shotgun sequence and carries:
- the GPR162 gene encoding probable G-protein coupled receptor 162 — translated: MMHRGGGSSVGDLSESTLHNNSLWWLACGLLALLANSWIILSITAKQQKHKPLELLLCFLAGTHILMAAVPLTTYAVVQLRRESSDYDWNESICKVFVSTYYTLALATCFTVASLSYHRMWMVRWPVNYRLSNAKKQALHAVMGIWMVSFILSTLPSIGWHNNGERYYARGCQFIVSKIGLGFGVCFSLLLLGGIVMGLVCVGITFYQTLWAHQRHQRCRHRQTEEASSSFPASTHNTFNVPAIVVEDVRGKRRSSLDGSESAKTSMQMTNLISAIVFLYDTLTGVPILVVSFFSLRYDTAPTWMVLAVLWCSMVQTLLLPSFIWSCERYRADVRTVWEQCVAIMTEEEGDDDGACEEYGDGRICKVRFDANGAAAVKRDPRDVKLLPMNHMLLPHDRVHYLQVPISRRMSHDETNIFSSHRSTPSFLHKWSSSDDIRVATPRKPGGPGFLPPELRDYHHRRRPPENELTTLRQFLEGGLLPRGSSSSACFFRDEITTFIDETPLPSPACSPRHSRLPLTLRRDRRLSLGGAEEEEEGPDRARRCSLSGSEDWHLQDRQQAHERTLEACEAHTFRELNL